A stretch of DNA from Peptococcus niger:
ACTCTGGAAATTTCTTACTAATATCCCTTAAAGCATTTCCAACCGATTTTCTTACATATTCGCTTGCATCTTCTTTTAAGTTGGCAATTCTTTCAATAGCTTCATTCGGATTTTCCTTGAAATATGGTCTGCTCGTCCATATTCTTAGTCCCTCCGTAACAGCTCTCCTTGTATTAGGATTATTGTTTTTTAACCATTCATCAATTATTGGAAGTGCTTTTTCATATCCTATTTTCTTGCAAAATTCATCGAATGCCTTTGCTAATACTTCTTGAACTTTCCAATTACCGTCTTTAGAAACTTCATCTCTCATAAATCTTAAAATTTCTTTATCTGATGATAAATATCCA
This window harbors:
- a CDS encoding DNA alkylation repair protein, which encodes MKEYILSLEKEFSLIENGFKEQEKRAFADYKSNNNEHSKKLAFLAYKSNVYQVRMYGVFLFGYLSSDKEILRFMRDEVSKDGNWKVQEVLAKAFDEFCKKIGYEKALPIIDEWLKNNNPNTRRAVTEGLRIWTSRPYFKENPNEAIERIANLKEDASEYVRKSVGNALRDISKKFPELIKIELDTWNLESKEIKQVYKLASKLIV